The sequence below is a genomic window from Lolium perenne isolate Kyuss_39 chromosome 7, Kyuss_2.0, whole genome shotgun sequence.
gagaaatggaataaatgcctcatacattgttggtcaacacaaatattaacattcagggacggtgtaagtgagaccaagtccgatgcacaagagattgatatttgtgctatcttaccaggctcacttacgccgcccccgagtgtacggtgaccaaacattttaatcatcggcattttgaaaatctcaaagcaaatggaatgacaaaatggaataagtgcctcatacattgttggtcaacacaaatattaacattcagggatggcgtaagtgagaccaagtccgatgcacaagagattgatatttgtgctatcttaccaggctcacttacgccacccccaagtgtacggtgaccaaacattttaatcatcggcattttgaaaatctcaaagcaaatggaatgacaaaatggaataagtgcctcatacattgttggtcaacacaaatattaacatttagggatggtgtaagcgaggccaggtaggatgcacaagagattgatatttgtgctatcttaccaggctcacttacgtcatccccgagtgtacggtgaccaaacattttaattatcgacattttgaaaatctcaaagcaaatggaatgacaaaatagaatatgtgcctcatacattgttggtcaacacgaatactttgcagaagggccccctttccccggtcggcgttccgtcaacgggtgcttgacgacacaacaacgccgatctgcatctccggcgcagaaccacgccagtccctcgctgtccagtgaacgagtccttgatgcaaagaccgtgccggcctgcccagcattatgccgggccgtgttgccgcgcttcaagccgtgtgtcccgcgccctgcactgttcgccttcttgcccggtgaaccaataggctgatcgttggaataaggaaaccgatgacagccggtcgtaagattaaattgcgatcggccatcatcggcttccttattccaacgattagtctattcattcaccgggcaaaaaggcgaagagtgcagggcgcgtgatcgacacggcctgaagcgcgacaacaggggtcggcatgatgctagggaggctggcaccgtcttggcattaaggactcgttcacgtactggacggcgagagaagaaaagtggtgctgcgccggagaggcatgtcggcgttgttgtctcatcaaggactcgttcacggaacggcggccagggaaaggggggctcgtctacaaagtatatggcggcgtataggtgaccaaacattctaatcatcggcactaaaatggaagaaaggccaatgcaattaagaagtagctagtatgaactaaatggaatgcctcatactttgttggtcgaaacaaatatgaacatcccgggatggcgttagtgaggccaggtaggatgcacaagagattgatatttgtgccatcacaccaggctcactagcgacaccccggagtgtacgagtgatcaaccaaccatctaatcatcgacaagtacaaaaacaccaccaaaccaacaaccatggtgacataagtcaagatgctcaaacacacatagcatgcatggagcagatgctccaaagggattattcatcacttggtagtaaccaagtgatgctggcaagagagaggccaagcctgagctagtcaatccagtagagatggatatgcataagtaagcaagaacacatagcctatccaagttaaccagataaaaccaaccttgacagccaactgaatcacctagcaccacctagcattttaaaaccatcagaaacagtcctttttcttcaaaggataccacagtggcattcatttacatgatcccctacagtGGATATCTCtaatttcatcaaagccaacaagaaaaagaaatatatcattactcagttgagttcaaaacaaagctagggtccataagggattactcatcacttggtagtaacaaagtgatgctggcaagagagaggccaagcctgagctagtcaatccagtagagatggatatgcataagtaagcaagagcACATAGCCAATCCatgttaaccagataaaaccaaccttgacagccaactgaataacctagcatcacctagctagtcttttaaaccatcagaaacttcccattttcttcaaaggataccatagtggcattcatttacatgattccctactgtgaatatctctatttgGATAACATAAGCAATCCACACCAGTAAACAAGTCCTCATCACCTTATACAGGTTCAAACTTTGGATTTGTTTCCAACAAAGGTTGGAAAACAAATCAAATCCATTTAGTTTAACTGAATCATCACCAACACATGGTTCATTAATAAGAAGtgacaagcatagcaccaattaatcaagcaatatagcagcatcagtaacaaacatagcaccaattaatcaactatagctccatcagtaacaagcatagcagcaattaatcaagcaatagcAGCATTAGACATCAATTGCAACCTGGCACAGGTGAAGATTGAATCACCCAATGTCCAGAACCAAGCAATTGCATGGATTCAGTTACCATAGCAAGACAATCAAAGTAGCAGATAGCTTCACTTGGCTGCATAGAGGAGATACTGAGTAACAAACCAAGCCAGCAAAGGAGGGGAGAGAGTTCTCCCCCCTCTCTGCATAGAGGAGATACTGAGAAACAGCATCCagagcatttcatcgagcaccttgctcgcgcgggagaggaagagggaggggagggcagaggtggagctcaccgaaaacaggggtggaggaggagtttGACGACgatggcaggggtggaggaggtggaggacgcggCGGCTCGGCCTCCTCCTTGATGCGGCGGCGCCGGACCCTCCTCCTGcacgccttggcccctcctcctccacgccgcagcggcatgtgctgctggtggcggggatgggtggagcgtggggGCATGCGCCCCTcgtggaggaaggcggcggcgatggcgatggcgacggcgacgaccATGGCAGCGCGCCTTGGTACGGATCGGAGGGGGAGAAGGGAGAGAGGCGGCGCGGCGGTAGAGGGGATGAGGGCGCGGGGAGGGGTACGGGGATAATATAAGTtagcttatttctgtggcgcaccagctcaagtgcgccacagaatcaacaacttctgtggcgcaccagagcaagtgcgccacagaaatagttatttctgtggcgcagcaggccgtgtgcgccacagaaatacctacgcTAATAATTGGGAGTGcaaggatgtgggccccacatagtttctgtggcgcagggTTCAgcaatgcgccacaaaaataagctagttTTGTGGCGCACACAGTctcgtgcgccacaaaataagtttctgtggcgcactcaaaacggtgcgccacagaactaagcttcgcctataagggttttcctactagtgtatggACATGTCCACATGCTAGTGTCTCCGGTTTTAAGTACtatcttgttgttgttgatgacTTTACCCATTTTGTATGGACCTTTCCTTTGCGCAACAAATCCGATGTCCACACCATTTTCCTAAACTTTCAAAAAATATGTCGCCACACACTTCTTTCTTCCAATCAAATTCATTCAATGTGACAATGGCAAAATATTTGAAAACTTTCAAAACAGGCACTTCTTTATCCAACACGGCATACTTCTTTGTTTTTCATGCCCCTATACTTCCCCTCAAAACGGCAAAGCAGAACGTTCACTTCGCACTCAACGACATAGTTCGCACACTTTTAATTCACTCTTCCATGCCACCTAAATTTTGGGCTGAAGCCTTGCGCACAGCCACCTATCTACTAAACATCCGACCCTCCAAATCCAACACCAACTCTACACCcttctactccctctttctctgtcATCCTAACTATTATGAACTCCGTGTTTTCGGTTGACTCTGTTTTCCCAACACCTCTTCCACCACCCCCAACAAACTCTCTCCTCGCTCTATTCCCTGTGTGTTTCTCGGCTACTCTGATGAACACAAAGGTTATCGATGCTTGGATCCCGTCTCCGGCCGCGTTCACATCTCTAGGAATGTCACCTTCTCCGAGCATATTTTTCCTTTCTCCTCTCAAACATCATCACCACCACCTTCTTCCGATCTTTCACACCATCCTATCGCCCAGCCTACTAAGTTCCCGTCCCAATACACTGCTCCCACCCCATCACCCAAACACCCAACACCGCCGTTATCGAACCACCTGCTGCCGCGGCAGCCGCTCCACCGCACTCTCCTGCCCCGGCAGCAGCTCCACCCCTCTCGCCTGCCCCGGCAGCCGTTTCCCCCCACTCGCCTGCCCGACAGCTGCTTCACCACCATCTCCGGCGTTTGTCTCTTCCGCTGCGCCTGACGTCGCTGCTCACCCTACACCCCCTTTACCACCCCACGCTGTTCCTACACAAGCTCCCACCAATGCTCACACCATGCGCACTCGGGCCAAAAAAGGTTTTCATATACCCAGAACACGTCTCAACCTTCATGCCACCACTTCTTCGATTTCTCCACTTCCCAAAACCTACAAAAGTGCACTTCTTGATCCTAACTGGGCCGCTGCCATGCGCGATGAGTTTTCCGCTCTTCTTCAGAATGACACTTGGCGCTTTGTTCCTCGCCCTGTCGGTGCTAACATCGTTTCCGGCAAATGGGTGTTTCGCCAACAGTTCCTTGCTGATGGCACTCTCTCGATACAAAGCTCGCTGGGTCTGTCGCGGTTTCTCTCAGCAGCATGGCATCGACTATGATGAAACCTTTTCTCATGTAGTCAAACCTAGCACCATTCGCACTGTTCTTAGCATAGCCACATCCTCTACCTGGCCTATTCACCAACTCAATGTTAAAATGCTTTTCTCCAtggttatcttcatgaaacagtcTATTGTCAACAACCTCTTGGTTTTGAAAACCATGCTGCATCTGATCATGTCTGTCTTCTCCAGAAATCTCTGTacggtctcaaacaggcccctagGGCTTGGTTTTAGCGTTTCTCCACCTACATACAAACCATAGGTTTCACACCATCTCTCACTGGTACTTCTCTCTTTGTTTATCACAACTGTACTCACATTGCCTATCTTCTTctttatgttgatgacatcatTCTTACTGCTTCCACTCAGCCTTTTCTCGACCACATCATCACTCTGCTTAATTCTGAATTCTGTATGACTGATCTAGGTGTGCTTCATCATTTCCTCGGTATCTCTGTTACCCATGACTCTCATGGTCTTTTTCTCTCTCAGCGCCAGTACATTTTAGATCTTCTCACACGTGATGGCATGCTTGACTGTCAACCCTCTCGCACACCTGTAGACACTAGTGCCAAACTCTCTTCTGATGGCGACCCTTTCCCTGATCCTTCACTCTATCGAAGCATTGCGGGTGCACTCCAATACCTTACCCTCACACGACCAGAAATTTCTTATTCTGTCCAACAAGCCTGTCTTTATATGCATGATCCCCGTCTTCCCCACTATAACCACATCAAACGTACTCTTAGATATATCGAAGGCACTTTAGATCATGGCCTACACATAAACACTTCTTCCCCTACTAGCTTGACAGCTTATTCTGATGCAGACTGGGCTGGTTGCCCTGATACTCGGCGATCCATGTTCGGATACTGTGTTTTTTTGGGTAACAATTTGCTTTCATGGTCTTCTAAACGACAGGTTACGGTATCCCGCTCATCTGCAGAAGCCGAGTATCGAGCCGTTGCACATGCGGTTGCGGAGACAGTTTGGCTACGGCAACTTTTGACTGAGCAACATCGCCCCCTCCAGCAGGCGACCATTGTATATTGTGATAATATTTATGCGGTTTACATGTCCAGCAATCCAGTCCAGCATCGGAGGAAAAGCATATTGAGATCGACATTCACTTCGTTCGGGAGAAAGTGGCATTGGGGCAAGTTCGAGTTCTTCATGTCCCGACTACAGCACAGTTTGCGgacatcttcaccaaaggcctacCGACTCAGTCCTTTCAAGATATTCGTTTCAGTCTCAACGTGATTGAGCCCCACGTTGACACTGCGGGGGGATGTTAGAGTATATCAcgtttaggctatatttagtagtTTAAGATTGTAGTCCAATTCTATCTCTACTAGGCTTCTTGCCCTCTAAGTCTCTAGTACTATATAAACAGCCCAAGAGGCTCAATGTAATCACTGTGTATCAATACAATTATATCAATCTTCACTTTGGAGCTGCTGCTATTTGCTGCTAGTTTTCCTAGGCAATTGTATGCAGCTAACTAGATTCTCATATTTCACATGCTCCATGAAAATAATTCGAATCTCTATACAGTTTGTGAAGTAGGAATTCAACGAAGGGGAAGACTCTCGAAGCCAAACTTGGCACATCTAAGCTAAAACTGTGTACAACGTAACTAACAGTTTAAATGATATGATGTAAGATGTATCACGAATTCACGATCAATGAACGTGCAAGCCAAATCACAGTATTAACAAACCTTCAAACATACAACTAGCATTCTCATGAATCCCAGGCTAGATTACAGGAGTTGATACTAACAACGTTGCTCTGCTGAGCatgaacagaaaaaagaaaaaaatgcatGAACTTGCAAGGCAAGACATTGGAAATGTAAAATAAAGATAAATAATCTTACTGAAGGCAGCACAGGCCAGTTAGGTTAGCCCGGTGTTCCATCCTTAGTTATTACATTGGATTCAGACAAACAAACACATGCATATTTGATCGAACCAGACTAACATAATTAGTCTAGCACATCCAGCttttggcaacaacacatccatctcTTGGGTCGTCAAAGAATGTCTTCGGAATTAGGGAATTAGGGTGCAGTAACATGGCTAAAAAGTTTTTTCAAGTACCTGCAAATTATAAAGAGCATAAAAAAGTATCACTCCAAACAGAAAAGCTAAGGCGTCTAGACAAGATACAGATCAAAGCCACGAACAAGTTCGATAAAAATAGTACGTTAATGAGTACGACTGTACGAGGTGACATCCTTTCTACCGAATGCTGACCGCAGCGGTATAAAATCAAAATAAAATTAACTCGGACAGGCGGGTGAGGTAGGGACGAAGGAAATATATATAGTTACCTCGCATCCTTTCTGCCCCAGCTCCTTCGAAATGCTGTCGTTCCCAAGAGAAATCAAGGGCACAAGTTGTAGTTCCAGATGATTGAGGGACGGAAGGTGCAGCAATCCCTCTGGCAGCTTGCTCATCTTAGGGAACCTGCGGAGTAACATGTGCGAGAGCTTTGGCATGGTCCCAGACTCGATCTTCCATTCCTTAGTAAAACGAAAGTCAATTAGATGTAAGTTCTGCAGGCCAGGAAAACCCCGGGCCGAGCATGACATGGTTCGGCCGCTGTACCCTCCCAACTTCAGCACCACAAGACACTGAAGCTTCTCCAATACCGGCATGGGGTCTTGTTTAATGTTTGTAGCATGTAGATTGAAACTTCGTATACTTTGTGAGAAGTGATGGCTCTTGGGCAACTTATCAAGCACACGAAATCTGAAGAGGTGAATTTCGACCAGTCGAGGCAAGTTTGAAAATATGTCCATCAACTCTACAGGCACTATTGCCACCAACCACAATGTTGTTAGTTGAGTCATTAGGCCCAAAAACCTCACCATGTCAATATTGCAACATTTCCTAGAAAAATTTGTAGAATTAAGATTCAAACGGAAGCTCTGGAGCTCATTTTGTTGCACACCCTTTGGTGGAGAAAATTCATCCGTAAGGTTCACATGCCTGAGAGAAGGAATATGCCACATAGATTTTGGTACTACTGAGTATGTGTCCGTCATATCAATAGTTTGCAAGTAAAGGAGTTGTCCAATTGAAGAAGGGAGAGTCACATCTTGACAACTGATCAACCCGAGGAACCTTAGGTGAATGCAACCACCAATTGCACTAGATAAATCACTTATCCTTGAGTTTTCAATGTGAAGAACTCGAAGAAACCTGAGTCTAGGGAATGATATTATTGAAAGCTGAAAGCCAAATAGAGCTCGGAGGTTAGGGGTTGCCTCCAAATTCTGACCACTAAAGTCTTGATAAGAAGAACGATATGATTTCATGATAGCATTTGATGGTATGCCAACTTGACCTGCAATTTGTTTTGTTTGCCATTTGTCAGGAAGAGGCCACATAATCTGGACATACAGAAGAGAGATTTCTCCACGTCACATTGGCACATCACTTATAACTATGCGTTTTAGAAAAGTATGTATAACTATTATATATATAGGAGCACAACAGAGAAAATGACTTACCACTAGCTATTTTACCCCTAAATTCAATTATCTGCATATTATGTTTGTGACATACATGAATCAAAATGAAGGTTCAGGACAGTAACATTGACTTTCAGATTAAATTTTGACAACATCGTTGAAGACGCTGATTTCTCCACAGGGATAGTTTACGTATTTCTCTAAATAAAAATACCAGTTCAAGTGTGAGCTAGTGGAGCTCCCTAATCAAAATTTAACAAAATTGAAAAGAGAAAACTAAAACACTTTATACGGTCATAGATGTAAactttaattttaatttttttataaaaGACATATATTAATATCTCTAGAGTACCTATTAGGACATTATCGAGCGGATATGCGGGGGGCTCTCGCGACCTTGGCGACGCGGGGTGAgctgccgccgccggcggccTGATCTCCCCCGTCCGGCCTCCTCTCCCGCAGCTGAGTCCAGATCCTGCATCGcctgctcctcctctcccctccGAGCTCGGCTTCATCCTGGTGCCGCTCCTGAAGCTCCGCCCCGACGTCCACCGCCTCCTCCTGCTGGTCCGCCGCCGGAGCTTGTCCTCGTGCGTCGCCGGAGCTCGTCCCCGCCGCAGATCCTCGTCGGCCGCCCGTCCTCGCCCTGCACGACCGCTGGCCGCTCCACCCGTGTGCGGCATGTAGCTGATGGGGCTGCCCACGGAGCAGCGACCTTGGAGGCGACGGTGGACGTCACGCTGCCACCGCCGCCATGTTCTCCCTCCGCCGGCCGTCTCTGCCTCTGCTGCATCAAGCGCCGGCCTCACCTCGACTTCCTCGCCCCGTGCTCGCTCCGCTGCCCTCGTTGTGGAGGCGTTTGGGCCTCAGGCAACCCTGTCCGCCGGGCCAACATCTCTGCCTCCGGAGCCCGCTGCCGTGCTTGCTGCAGCTGCCCTCGCTCGCCGCAGGTCAGACCCAGCCGTTGGTGGGCAGATGCGTTGTGCTCGTCGCTTCCGCAAGCCTGTGATGGCGTATCCCGTTGCTTCTCGCCCTCCCTGCGAAGAGTTGCGTGATCCTGCCGTGGTGCTTGAGGGTCTCGGATGCATGTCGCTGCCGCCGCTTGAGATGTTTCCCCAAGCTCCCTCACCGTCATTGCCCGTCATGAACGACGATGTCTCCGGTGATGCCCAATGCTCCGTCGGTGTGTGCGATGGGGATAGGGCGCCGAAGAAGGTGGCGGGTTCCGGCGATATGCGCTCTGAGGAGATGGCGCCTGAGAAGATGGGCGATGATGAAGAGTTGGCCCCACGGACGTTGTCGGTCTCCACCAACGGTGTTGTCCTTGGCTCGGTTTGCGATGCCACTGATGTGCGCCATGGTGGGAAGGCGCTGGAAGAGCTCTGCGACCGCCTCTCTCTCTTGCAGCTGCGGCTCTCGGTGTTGAGGAATGTTGGGTGCAGGTGGGTCGGGGTAACCGCCCTGGTCATGAGCCATTGTCGTTGCTTCGCAAGGAAGGTCTTGAGCGCAGCCTCGCCTTCAAGCGTTGGGCTCGAGGGAGATGCTTTCGGTGCCTCGAGCATGGCCACCAAGTCAGCTCATGTCGTGTGCCCTTCAGATGCATCCGTTGCCGTCGTCCTGGTCATCGAGAGCGTTTCTATCGTGCGCGCTTTCCTGCCGCTCGTTCTCGCTCTCCGGACACTCGTGCTCGCTCTCCGGATGCTCATGCTCCTCTCCAGCGGAGCCACTCTCCGTCCGCTCAGCTTCGTCGTCCCTCGTCGTCCCGGAGTTGGGCTGAGGTCGTGTCCCAATCACCGTTGTGTGCAGCGGTGCCGCCAAGTACCTCTCCTAGGTGTTGCGGGGAGTTCAAGGTCGACGCCAATTTGGACTCCCTATTTCAGTCACAGGTTGCGTTGCTGCGCTTGGAGCTCCTTCAGCTGGTTGACGTCCGCATCGAGGAGGTGGTCCGTCCCCTTCGTGAGGAGGTGGTCCGTCCCCTTCGTGAGGAGGTGGCAACGCTTAAGCGGTTGTGGGCACACGACGGTGTTGCTCTGGAGCCGACGGATGCACATGCTTTGGTTCCGCCTGTTTCCGCTGAGCAGAAGTCATCTGTAGTTGAGGATGAGCATCTCTATGGTTGTTTCTCTCCTCGTGGTTGTTTCTCTCCTTGTGTTGGTGCGAGCTCGACAGTCACGGCTACGATAGATGTTGACGCTGCAATCTTGTATGGTGGTGTGCTTACGCCTCCTCCCGTCGAGGAAGTGAGGCCCGGCTCACAAGAGTTCTCGGATGTGGCTTATCCACCGTGTCAGGCACTTGCCTCTGAGAAGTGTGGTGATGTTGACGCTGCAGTATCTTCCTCGGCTGAGTCCGGCACACAGatggctcatattgatgatatggTTGCTAAGTCGGGGTTGCTGCCAATGGTGCCCGGAGCTATCGTTGCCAGAGAGGTTTCCGAGTTTCTCGCCACCTTGGCCGTTGCCTTCCAGGGATCCGCGGTTGGTTGACGGGTGCCTCCCATTGCCATGGCATGTCTTCTTCGATGCGGTGTTGGAATGTCGTGTTGAGTGTTTGTTGGGGTCGCATTGTGGTCTATGTGGGTGTGTtgtttgtgcgggcttggcctggtTGTTGTAGGTTTTtgcccggttttctcctaaaaaccgggcaccctcttcttaattaatggatgaggcaaagcttttgcctccgtttcaaaaaaaatatcTCTAAGATACTAAGTACACCCAACCACTACAACATCGCAATACCCTAATgaaaacacggatgcacacagctaaaaaagaagaaaaaactaagaaataaaagtctcgTTACGGTATTCCAGTTCTAGCAGCAataatacaaccaccaccaagacaacacctgaactccagtttctccaaaagcaacgcctcaaagaaggaaacagtgcaccgtcgtcgcccgatcaaatatcttagattttcaccatgaagatagtccccgctctcaccaGATATAACCAATTatggccagaccttggattttcaccctagaAGGTAAGACTTggaacttcacatgtgttgtcgcccccacttgagTACTGTTGTTGCCaaacccggaacaccaagcaaatcTCTCAAAAGCGCAGAGACTCGAGCCTCTATTGCTAGTTCTCAAATTCAGCCTCCATAATATTTTTCGCCTCTgatttcaccatggaccaaaacatGTTACCTGATGGTAACAAAGAACAGAGCTTCATGTCGCTTCCTTCAAAACCaagcggtcggaataaaagcatggaagTGCATGACCGAATACCACTcggtccagcaaactccaggcataaGACGCATTGGgagttcgccggcggagccttccagaactcaATACTCCGGCTAGAACAAGAAAAACCAGCGTCGGATAGGTCTTCATCTCCTAGGACAACCACCTTTATTCAAAAGCTGCGCTAGTAGCCTCCACGCCACCAGCTGTCAGCCGAGGAGACAATGAACTGTCGGGTAGTTGAATAGAAGACTGATGAAACCACTCGGGGCCGCCAGGTGCTAAATGGAGCTGCATAGGTGGGGCCCCCGATTGAGCGACCAAGGCCGCGTCCAGAAGCTCCAGACGCGAAGGCGCACCCCAACGCAGAACAGCCACGGCCAGATCTGGCCCATGCCGCCGCCGGTCTAGGACACGGTGCAATCGCCGCCGCCAGCCACGATGCCACCCGCCGGCCTCGAATATCCAGCGCCCCTCCACCTCAACCCCTCAACCGCAGCACCACCTGGCCCGCCCGATGCCATCCCCCACTGCCCGGAGGTACAGCAGGATGCACCATAATCTCCCTGATCTCCGCCTTCGGCGGGATAGGCGCCGCCTCCGCTGACGTcggtggcggcggcagcggccaaGCGGGGACGGTGATGGGGGAGTGCGAGGCAACGGTTGGGGTGGTTGGGGTGGCTTCCGGGATCTCCCAGGCAGGAGCGACCCGGGAGGAAGCCTATAAACTTTAATTTTACTAGTGGTATAAACTAAAGGGTGGCACGTAGAGAGTTTATGCACTACTAAAATACAAAATGAAACTATATGCAGAGATGAAAGGCAACGTGACCTGAAGTTTTGTCGATGATAGAAAGAAAACCATCTTCTCTTGCGTTCTCTATGCACCAATCACGTAAAACATCATGAACCCTTATTTCCTCAATCCATCCATGTGCCATGCTTCTGCTAGTAACATGCACCAAACTTCTTTGAGCTAGCTCATCTACATACATGCGTGCTGTTTCTTCCTGTTTATGTTTTGGTGCATGTGGAATGAAGCCTTCAGCTATCCATAGTTCAATAAGAACACATACTTTTATTTTGAAATCCTCCGGAAAAGCAGCAAGATAAACGAAACAAGACCTTACATGATGATTTGGCAGGTCCTTGTAACTACGAGCTAGTATACCTCTCATCATATCTACATTTTTGGATGAAGGCCAACCCAATAATACATCAGACCATGATAGTGTATTCAGATTTCTTGAAAGATAACCACCCAAAACTGTAAGTGCAAGCGGCAACCCATCACATTTCCTTGCTAGTTTTCTCCCAAGTTTTTCAAACTCATCCATGTCACACATGACAGACCTTCTGTAGGATGGCAAAGCTTTGCTACGAAATAGCTCCCAACTTTTCTCTTCGTCTAAGTGCCTCAAAGAATGAACATGGGTTGGCATTTCAACATGATTTGCAACATCTAACTTCCGTGTAGTTAGCAGTACTCTGCTACCGTTAGCTGCATCT
It includes:
- the LOC127316037 gene encoding putative disease resistance protein At1g50180, which produces MAESAVSAVLGSVGNLAVQETTFLCGVTFEVGLLKDELMRLQAYLKDADSKQRSGDARVAVLVSQIRAAAYEAQNVIEAADYMEKRNGLKNGFMGAISRYARLPSDLVTLHKVGGEIQRVRRKLIEIFQSADRLKIDLYNTAVDGNEFLQDFSQMHQNFEDDVVMVGFENEHEEIVDKLVDNDNMLSAVSIIAMGGAGKTTLAKKVYTTSRVKQHFEVVAWVTVSQTFKGIDLLKDIMTQITGNTYDSVDQMQEYEVGKNISDFLLQKRYLVVLDDVWEVDTWDQLNKVVKAFPDAANGSRVLLTTRKLDVANHVEMPTHVHSLRHLDEEKSWELFRSKALPSYRRSVMCDMDEFEKLGRKLARKCDGLPLALTVLGGYLSRNLNTLSWSDVLLGWPSSKNVDMMRGILARSYKDLPNHHVRSCFVYLAAFPEDFKIKVCVLIELWIAEGFIPHAPKHKQEETARMYVDELAQRSLVHVTSRSMAHGWIEEIRVHDVLRDWCIENAREDGFLSIIDKTSGQVGIPSNAIMKSYRSSYQDFSGQNLEATPNLRALFGFQLSIISFPRLRFLRVLHIENSRISDLSSAIGGCIHLRFLGHVNLTDEFSPPKGVQQNELQSFRLNLNSTNFSRKCCNIDMVRFLGLMTQLTTLWLVAIVPVELMDIFSNLPRLVEIHLFRFRVLDKLPKSHHFSQSIRSFNLHATNIKQDPMPVLEKLQCLVVLKLGGYSGRTMSCSARGFPGLQNLHLIDFRFTKEWKIESGTMPKLSHMLLRRFPKMSKLPEGLLHLPSLNHLELQLVPLISLGNDSISKELGQKGCEIVLKTGDTSMWTCPYTSRKTLIGEA